ACTTGGTGGTCCGCACTGGTTGGGACCGCAACCGTCGCAATCGCAACTGCGTAGAGACATTGGCGACTTCCCGAAAGCACTTCGGAATGCCATGCGTCGTAAACCCAGTATCATCGGTATCGGTGAAGCTCGGGACCGCGAGACGATCGAGGCAATGACTGAGGCTGGGCTGACTGGTCACTTATGCTTTGCCACCATGCACACCGAGTCTGTTGCTGAGACGATCAACCGTGCAATTCAAACCTATCCACCTGACCAGCAAGCCGGTATGGCTTCACGCCTGGCCGGTGCCTTACGTGTCATTCTGGTTCAACGCCTGCTCAAAACCACGGACGGCAAGCGAGCTGCGATCCGTGAGTACCTGGTGTTCGATCGTGAGGTGCGCAATGAACTACAGTCCCTTCCTTACACGGACTGGGGCCGGTTCATTCGGGGTTTACTGGAGAAGGCCGAGGCCACCCTGGATGACAAAGCCTGGCGTTTGTTCCAAGCGGATCGCATTGATGCTGGCGAGTTCATCAGCCTGGCCGGCGCTAAAGAGTTCAAGAAACGCTGGGAGTTGGAGGGTCTAAACCATGGCATCTAGCTGGAGAGGCGCATCAATCTCACCCAAGGCCTTCGGCATACCCTGCGGGGCTTATCTGCCGTTGATGGCCTGTCTGTATGTAGGGCATAAACCGTGGGTATGGATCACCGCAGTGATGATCATCGTCTGCTTCGGCGTCATGGCTCATATTGGGTGGACCCTGGATGTTTGCTGGAACAAGTTCCTGGGCTTCATGCGCGGAGGTCGGATCGTGTCACGGCCGTGGTGGTACAGGAACCGATTCAGAGATTAGAAAAAAACCGCCCTGAGAGGCGGTTTTTTGATGTCAGTCGTTCAGCGTGCTCGAGGACCTCGGTCCCTGCTGGCTTGTGCAGCCAATGGTGCAGCGTCGGTACTGGCTGGCCCTGGAGGTTCTAACGTGATCCGGATACCGGGGTTGAGGCGGCAAGTCGCCTCCTTGATTGCCGACCAGTGTTTATGGGGGAGCACTCCTACCGTCAATGG
The window above is part of the Pseudomonas putida genome. Proteins encoded here:
- the icmT gene encoding IcmT/TraK family protein — protein: MASSWRGASISPKAFGIPCGAYLPLMACLYVGHKPWVWITAVMIIVCFGVMAHIGWTLDVCWNKFLGFMRGGRIVSRPWWYRNRFRD